tttagcaaaaagcaatttttttaactgtataAAAAATCCGCTtaagaaatatattttccaTCCGCAGAGCGCTTAATGCATTGTAAATACATTGgtatacatttttatattttttgcagaattttaaaattagtagttttataataaaactagtatttaaaaaaatttccatacatttctgtggaatttctataactatttttcgGTTGGCCTACTGATACATATGCAAGCAACGGAGTAGTATACCTAAGGAATCTAGCTATCCTGCTCaacgacggcgttgacagctgacgcgacgcgacgatcgacgctgtattgtgtggcagcctttacttatcactgtggtaagctccagaagatttttaaatgaaaatgatgACGAATAGTACCTACTATCGACTTCAACAAGATTGCTGTAAGAATAAATGTTTGCCAAGAAGTTCATAATGGAGGTAGGCTCAATAGTGGCACGTTATctaaacatacgggaaaattgtgccgtgtggaatttttttttgaacatgtgaaTTCTTCCTTTTTATCTTTCCtctttcagatttgtttttgccaaaaaattgtagttataaaaaactagctgacccggtaaactttgttttaccattaaatgaataaattgtaataaatgttttatttcatctacATGTCCTTAACTTAATCATCCTCGtgaattgatttttatgaaaatcgtaacGAAAATGTACAACTCGTGTCCCATTTAAAGTTGCTTTTGTATGGGGagcccccttccataaaaagtgaggtTGTTGAAACTATTACACAAACCATCTTTGACCCGAAAAactctcggataccaaatttcaattcattccgaccgaccgaTTATACTTGATGGCGTTACAAAGAAATCGCCTCCATTTATGTAAGATGACGTGAAGCTCTGCTAAGGGGCGTTCaaataccacgtggacaacttaggggtaGGGGGGTTGATGGAAATTttcacgcttgtccacggagagggggatgagggtttgggtcatgtccacgtggacatacttactgtttgaatcttaaaattacaaagctttccagttaagtttaaacaattaaaaaccacttgaaagcaagtaacaaatatgataattaagaaattttaaatttttaaaattattttatatgagGTAAtgctatttctttttttttaatcagccattccaataacaaataggcaaaaagtagtgttttctatCTGTCATatgagttttttgaaaaaaaaaacaatttcaaatctgtccacgtggacatccggggagggggttaggggtttgccaaatgttcacgcttgtccacggagggggaggaggggtcaaaaatctcatttttctgtccacgtggtatctgaacggcccctaattataaaataatggtttttGAAGTGCGGCCCGTCGACaagatatcaaatttgaattggcCCGTgtgttcaaaaggttgctcactccTGCTCTAGTGTAGCTTCTCAACtcaaaattcttccggaaaaagcATATCCTCTCTTTTTACATATAGtctattttaaaggacaggctcttgttcagttcatgtgtttgtgaatttttattagattttgttgtggttctgaaaaattaatacatgtTATTATTTTGACTGCTACCGATAGGAATCTAGGCATATTGGATTATACAATTGAGACCCTCAAGATCAGAGGTGCAAGTgccaaatttatcaattttgatatAAGTATATCTAACAACTCTatatgtttcaatgtacatctggtgcaaaactcagattatttataatttttttgaacacttttttgattgaattcaaactacccgaattcgaaaaatttatgaaaaatcgagcaccttcaGAACTaagaagcgcgttttctcgaaactatcatttaggcacttgcacctcctgatcccaagcgccttgTTTGTAAAACTtctcactttctttttttcaaacgttcACAAAGATACCTTTAccagttttaaatttatattttttaagacaaaaaatgCAGCTTTAATTAACACGgaatcgaaaaagtattaatttttaaaatcgttttgaatCGGTCGGCCAAacatcaatctgggtcacatccaGGATGCATTCAttaatatgagaaaaatatcaCATCTAGACTTCATAGTGTCACCACGTGCATTGACAGTATgcctggttgagaaatacgcgcccaaatgttccgagtaatcagtatgctatgccatggttactacccTCTTTCGACGTTTGCtcacgacgcctcgaccatggagacaaaaaacaaaccgcccggcgcccaaaggaattttcaaaaaaattgaagccatgatttttatttgattcaaataattacaaatttaactattacggacaattgatgcgactttttgttatttttattcgatataaaccaaTTCGCATgtctacagaatattctaaaaagaatttcatttgaaactttttggtcatttcggaggagtagtactacaaacaccgttacaagagaattttatataatagattttgcAATCAGTTTCATATTCATAGCCATTTTTACCAAACACTTTTCCTAAATGTGTGAGTTTTCAAATGTGTGGTTGCATAATGAGGAGCGTCAATACTTTATTGAGAGTCTAGCACTGGTATGGAGGAgctcagaaaaaatattatgaataactttatgaagagattaaccaccgtaatttttgtttattactttgatttatcggcctagcggtgaaaagtgatgtcctttttagtagggacatctaaagattatgaaatttttatatagatggatagaaggttagaggaaatgaaagatggtgaaaatgagcgggtagaatttgtctagaagcattaccatcacataccaaatttttgttcctcacgagcctactactatgaagtggtagatacagatagagttgcatctaccaccacacattagtaggcttagcgtggtccgccccacaagcgagaacttgtagtgcggacgaacaaaaagatggtatgtgatcgctcagataagctccctttaactcagaaacgcatctatcgatgtttaagtcttctcagtttgttatcttcgcattcgttacatgcggggtttgcatgcgaaacggtacggtcgatagtctgatagtgaccaaccaccgatgctatgatgtcgtgtttttatttctttttggccaaagttatttaattttatgaagagattaaccaccgtaatttttgtttgttacttagatttatcggcctagcggtgaaaagtgatgtcctttttagtagggacatctaaagattatgaaatttttatatagatggatagaaggttagtggaaatgaaagatggtgaaaatgagcgggtagaatttgtctagaagcattaccatcacataccaaatttttgttcctcacgagcctactactatgaagtggtagatacagatagagttgcatctaccaccacacattagtaggcttagcgtggtccgccccacaagcgagaacttgtagtgcggacgaacaaaaagatggtatgtgatcgctcagataagctccctttaactcagaaacgatAACAAactgataacaaactgagaagacttaaacatcgatagatgcgtttctgagttaaagggagcttatctgagcgatcacataccatctttttgttcgtccgcactacaagttctcgcttgtggggcggaccacgctaagcctactaatgtgtggtggtagatgcaactctatctgtatctaccacttcatagtagtaggctcgtgaggaacaaaaatttggtatgtgatggtaatgcttctagacaaattctacccgctcattttcaccatctttcatttcctctaaccttctatccatctatataaaaatttcataatctttagatgtccctactaaaaaggacatcacttttcaccgctaggccgataaatcaaagtaacaaattatgaataactttaaattttttccacattttcatcCTCAAAATGTGTGTATTATATTCATTTGTAAAGTGAAATCTATATCGAGAAATTCATAAAAGATAATAATGTATGttttaagtacaaaatattcaatcttcccatacaaacctaaatgttcaaatttactcatgtgaacgttacttaaaaattgtgtaaaaaatcatggatgagttttgaacgaaaacgaatcttttaagaccccagcgtttgagaaattcaaaaattaccccaaatggcCTCAGTTTAATATGGCATGGGGTTCATCTTGTTGAAAATTAACATTCTTGGGCATGGTCATCGGACAAAAGGAGCATACACGGATACATGTTTTATATATTATAACATGATATTGTACTGTTGCACGTAATTTTCAATAATACATTTATGCTAAAGTATCAGCATTCGACTGTTATTCCGGAAGGTATTCAATCTCTAGGCTGAGGATAGTACTGGGTAAGTAGGGGAACAACTTTGTCAGCTAGTTCCTGGGAGCTTGCACAAAGCACCCGTCGAGACATCAGATCCAATGGACCACCGGCAGGGTCCAGACAGACACCACCAGCTTCCCGTACTAGCAGATCCCCGGCAGCAATGTCCCACGCATGGATACCGGCCTCATAATTGAAATCAGCCCCTCCCAGAGCCACCATTGCCATGTTCAAGGCGGCCGATCCGAGACTACGGATTCTGGAAAAGAATTGaaagttaaagaaaaattaatgttttttttgaaggattagaaattttttaattattaccCGTGAACGACTCGCACAAGTTTGCCAATGTTTTCCAGAACGATGGCCGTCCTTTCTTCATCACGACTGGTTCCGAACTCGGTTGTGACCAGAGCATGCTCTAGACGAGTTTCTCCGGAAACTCGGATTTGAGTGCCATTCATAAATGCACCCTGGCCTCGACGCGCGGTGAATTTTTGGTTCAACACCGGATTGTAGATGATTGCAATTTCGGCAACCTAAAATATagaaacattgacaaaattttagtcaAAACAATAAGAATCGTTTTTTACCTTGTTGACTAGCAGTGCAATAGAAACGCAGGAATGTGGAAAGCTATGGACAAAATTCATCGTTCCGTCAACTGGGTCGATAATCCAGGTAGGTGCATCGGTCAGCTCCGCCTTTTTTCCAGCACTCGTCTCTTCCTCTCCAATAAACCTTCAATGTCAAAAGTAATTTAGCATGATTCTTCCTACCCTCAGTTTATAACATGCATGCATACTTATGATCAGCATATTTCGCTAGAATTCCATCCATTAGCAATCGTTCGACTTGTTGGTCTGTTTCTGTCAACAGATCGATATTGCTGGACTTCTCGACCACGGCTTTTTCACCGGAGTTTCTTGAAGCAATTATCTGCCGGTGGATATGGGAAGACACGATTAATCAAATTAGTTAGATGCACCCCTTGGGACAAGCATAACAGACAACTTGCTCACCTCTCCTGCCTGACTGACCAGCCCGAGAACATGTTCGTAACACTCATCCAGGTTGAGAGCCATCTTTATGATTCCACTGGTATATAATTTACGGATATGAGATTTCTCAATAATAAACCAAGTTcacaaatttctttcaattctggcgtttatttcaattaaatgcTTTCTGGAAAATGCACCTCTTGA
This sequence is a window from Uranotaenia lowii strain MFRU-FL chromosome 3, ASM2978415v1, whole genome shotgun sequence. Protein-coding genes within it:
- the LOC129755057 gene encoding inositol monophosphatase 1-like; the protein is MALNLDECYEHVLGLVSQAGEIIASRNSGEKAVVEKSSNIDLLTETDQQVERLLMDGILAKYADHKFIGEEETSAGKKAELTDAPTWIIDPVDGTMNFVHSFPHSCVSIALLVNKVAEIAIIYNPVLNQKFTARRGQGAFMNGTQIRVSGETRLEHALVTTEFGTSRDEERTAIVLENIGKLVRVVHGIRSLGSAALNMAMVALGGADFNYEAGIHAWDIAAGDLLVREAGGVCLDPAGGPLDLMSRRVLCASSQELADKVVPLLTQYYPQPRD